A region of uncultured Carboxylicivirga sp. DNA encodes the following proteins:
- a CDS encoding SusC/RagA family TonB-linked outer membrane protein: MRRLALIMSLLLFAGLNAMFAQTTTITGTVTDTDSEPIPGVSVVVRGTTIGTITRVDGTYSLSVPEDATNLLFSFVGMKTQDLLIEGRSKIDVVMVSEAIGVDEVVVTALGIKREQKTLPYAAQQVKAEQLNVTSDANIKNAIVGKVAGVQMVGQAGSKLGQSGRLRIRGAISMTSDSDPLYVIDGIPTSDPNMVDMENVESVNVLKGPNATALYGQRGEYGVIMITTKKAKKNGIAVEINSNTTFDKVAYLPNYQNEYGRGYDGEDEWAVMDYASGGWGGPYPDEFSVFDGEYYIVDAYADESWGPKFDGREYVPWYAVWPDSPYYGQTAKWEAQPDNIKDFYDTGVTLKNTVAVSGAGDNYRGRIAYTNIDQTGVLPYSTLKKNIINANFDFDASEKLNVGMHVNFSDQIVEGDFDDGYSNQTTGSFNSWFARDVDMGIMKELKDLKTTNGYSASWNWWGFDYASYFGNNEKGAFWFNPYFYLENYVNKNNTQRIVGDVHATYKINDKFEVSGSASTNSMFYERRYEVPYIIANSADPDYYNTWNSGFGNYWNSTMENNYNGFVKYTDKFGDFDIDAMLGTTYRTNSYKRFSADMATDSKTQDLVLPDVYVYSNTALPVTASTHFWNKKVNSIYGRASVGYKNMVYLDASLRKDWSSALPENNNGYAYPSVGASMIFSELITDKSIISFGKVRAGWAQVGNDVSALALNPVYPLSSSPYMGNPQMYTNSRLIDPNIKPALNTSFEAGFDVKFLENRLGLSFTYFNEVREDEIIPITLSSSTGYNDFLTNAGKAKRDGIEVVLDATPVKVNNFRWDLTFNFGKSNSVIEVLPGDLTSIDAPGGSDDWGFVLTTHELGNKWGQLRGRSIRLDDNGNKVINAETGLYDYETGQYFGSILPDFTGGLLNNFTLFDMVTLSAAIDFQKGGNFFSLTEMWGEYSGLLEETVGMNDQGNPMRDPVDAGGGIHVVGVDTDGNPYDGYVEAQTYFGQFQSNTIASEFIHDASYIKLRDVSVTFTVPQKVLSSTFISNASIGFVGRNLWLISVSKDNIHGWDPSELSQPYGENAQLPGTRSYGFNVKLTF, translated from the coding sequence ATGCGCAGATTAGCATTAATCATGTCCTTGCTATTATTTGCAGGACTGAACGCAATGTTTGCTCAGACTACAACTATCACAGGTACAGTCACTGATACTGACAGTGAGCCTATACCTGGAGTTTCGGTTGTTGTAAGAGGAACAACTATTGGTACTATTACTCGTGTTGACGGAACTTATTCATTAAGTGTTCCTGAAGATGCGACTAATCTTCTGTTTTCATTTGTGGGAATGAAGACACAAGACCTTTTAATTGAAGGTCGCTCAAAAATTGATGTTGTTATGGTTTCTGAAGCTATTGGAGTGGATGAAGTTGTAGTAACTGCATTGGGTATTAAGAGAGAGCAAAAAACTCTTCCATACGCTGCCCAACAAGTAAAGGCTGAACAACTTAATGTTACCAGTGATGCTAACATTAAAAATGCAATTGTTGGTAAAGTTGCCGGTGTTCAGATGGTAGGTCAGGCAGGATCTAAATTAGGTCAAAGTGGTCGTCTTCGTATCAGGGGAGCCATCTCTATGACATCAGATTCTGATCCTCTTTACGTTATTGATGGTATTCCAACTTCTGATCCAAACATGGTGGATATGGAGAACGTTGAATCTGTTAACGTTTTGAAAGGTCCTAACGCTACAGCACTTTACGGTCAACGTGGTGAGTATGGTGTAATTATGATTACAACTAAAAAAGCCAAGAAAAACGGTATTGCTGTTGAAATCAATAGCAACACAACTTTCGATAAAGTAGCTTATTTACCAAACTATCAGAATGAGTACGGTAGAGGTTATGACGGAGAAGATGAATGGGCTGTAATGGATTATGCCAGCGGTGGCTGGGGTGGTCCTTATCCAGATGAATTTTCTGTATTTGATGGTGAGTATTACATTGTTGATGCTTATGCTGATGAAAGCTGGGGACCAAAATTTGATGGTAGAGAATATGTGCCTTGGTATGCTGTATGGCCAGATAGTCCTTATTATGGACAAACTGCTAAATGGGAAGCTCAACCAGACAATATCAAAGATTTCTATGATACAGGTGTAACTCTTAAAAACACAGTTGCTGTTAGTGGTGCTGGTGATAATTACAGAGGTCGTATTGCTTATACAAACATTGATCAAACAGGTGTACTACCATATTCAACATTAAAGAAAAACATTATCAATGCTAACTTTGATTTTGATGCTTCAGAAAAATTGAATGTTGGTATGCATGTTAATTTCTCTGATCAAATTGTAGAGGGTGACTTTGATGATGGTTATTCAAACCAAACAACTGGTTCTTTTAACTCATGGTTTGCTCGTGATGTAGATATGGGTATTATGAAAGAATTGAAGGATCTTAAAACAACCAATGGTTACAGTGCATCTTGGAACTGGTGGGGATTTGATTATGCTTCTTATTTTGGAAATAACGAAAAAGGAGCTTTCTGGTTTAATCCATATTTCTACTTGGAAAACTATGTTAATAAAAATAATACTCAACGTATAGTTGGTGATGTTCATGCTACTTACAAGATTAACGACAAGTTTGAAGTGTCAGGAAGTGCGTCAACAAATAGCATGTTTTATGAGCGCCGTTATGAAGTACCTTATATAATTGCAAATTCCGCTGATCCTGATTATTACAATACCTGGAATTCTGGTTTTGGAAATTACTGGAATAGTACAATGGAAAATAACTACAATGGCTTCGTGAAGTATACTGATAAATTCGGTGATTTCGATATTGATGCCATGTTAGGTACAACCTACAGAACTAATTCATATAAGCGTTTTAGTGCTGATATGGCTACTGATTCTAAAACTCAGGATTTGGTTTTACCAGATGTTTATGTTTATAGTAATACCGCTTTACCTGTAACTGCTTCTACTCATTTTTGGAACAAAAAAGTTAACAGTATTTACGGTAGAGCATCTGTTGGTTATAAAAACATGGTTTACCTAGATGCTTCTTTAAGAAAAGACTGGAGCTCTGCTTTACCTGAAAATAACAATGGTTATGCTTATCCTTCTGTTGGAGCAAGTATGATTTTCTCTGAGTTAATAACTGATAAATCAATTATTTCATTCGGTAAAGTACGTGCTGGATGGGCTCAGGTTGGTAATGATGTTAGTGCATTGGCACTTAACCCTGTTTACCCATTATCTAGTAGTCCTTATATGGGAAATCCTCAGATGTATACTAACTCAAGATTAATTGATCCAAATATCAAGCCTGCATTAAATACTTCATTTGAAGCTGGTTTCGATGTTAAATTCTTAGAAAACAGATTGGGATTAAGTTTTACTTATTTTAATGAGGTACGTGAGGATGAAATTATTCCAATTACTTTATCAAGTTCAACTGGTTACAACGACTTCTTAACAAATGCTGGTAAAGCAAAAAGAGATGGTATAGAAGTAGTATTGGATGCAACTCCTGTTAAAGTAAATAACTTCCGTTGGGATCTTACTTTTAACTTTGGTAAGAGTAATTCAGTTATTGAAGTATTACCAGGTGACCTTACATCAATTGATGCACCTGGTGGAAGTGATGATTGGGGATTTGTTTTAACTACTCATGAATTAGGAAATAAATGGGGACAGTTAAGAGGACGTTCAATCAGATTAGATGATAACGGTAATAAAGTTATTAATGCAGAAACTGGTTTGTATGATTACGAAACAGGTCAGTACTTTGGTTCTATTTTACCAGATTTCACTGGAGGTTTATTAAATAACTTCACTTTGTTTGATATGGTAACTCTTAGTGCTGCTATTGACTTCCAGAAAGGTGGAAACTTCTTTTCTTTAACTGAAATGTGGGGAGAATATTCAGGTCTTCTTGAAGAAACTGTAGGAATGAACGATCAAGGTAACCCAATGCGTGACCCAGTTGATGCAGGTGGTGGTATCCATGTAGTTGGTGTTGATACAGATGGTAACCCATACGATGGTTATGTAGAAGCTCAAACTTATTTTGGACAATTCCAATCAAATACAATTGCATCTGAGTTTATCCATGACGCTAGTTATATTAAACTAAGAGATGTATCTGTAACATTTACAGTACCACAAAAAGTGTTGTCTTCAACTTTCATTTCTAATGCAAGTATCGGTTTTGTAGGAAGAAACCTATGGTTAATTTCTGTATCGAAAGACAATATACATGGTTGGGATCCATCAGAACTTTCTCAACCTTACGGTGAAAATGCACAGTTACCAGGAACTAGAAGCTATGGTTTCAATGTTAAACTTACTTTTTAA
- a CDS encoding SusD/RagB family nutrient-binding outer membrane lipoprotein, giving the protein MKKIFIYIVSIVLLSTSCENYDFGDTNENINGPSTASTSSLISGAMTRFMTFQGRPYRITPTLNVQYFMQHVYNDEMLYANYAGSWYSYYVQTLSNCQEVINICSAEGAANEPLIAANGSIDNQIAVAMIYKSVIFKRVTDLFGDVPYSEALNSEIISPKYDAQEDIYKGMIADVKAARDMMELDADGPTGDIIYDGDMEKWAKFANSFILSLSIQLSKVYPGASDYAATEFKAALAHSAGLIETADDEAIYTYDIANGYNNPWNWMRSADYGVTKEFLDAMKGNGFTSNSTYDNRVALFAADPSLEGHPYGYASNTLGENSPVRTVLITASTKLPLLSAGYVYLNRAEGAALGWTTENVASMLTAGIEASYALGASLYDETGELAIGDGSAYAAARVADLSTAPGGAVQVIGEEKWVALCPLGFDAWSEWRRTGYPVLSPAPDAINDGQIPRRYNYPSGEASLNAANYTAGVNGLTPARDINTARVWWDKE; this is encoded by the coding sequence ATGAAAAAGATATTTATATATATTGTTAGTATTGTACTATTAAGTACTAGTTGCGAAAACTATGATTTTGGCGACACAAACGAAAATATTAATGGCCCAAGTACAGCAAGTACCAGTTCATTAATATCAGGAGCAATGACGAGATTCATGACATTTCAAGGTCGTCCTTACAGAATTACACCGACTTTAAATGTTCAGTATTTTATGCAGCATGTTTACAACGATGAAATGTTGTATGCTAACTATGCAGGTTCATGGTATTCATACTATGTTCAAACATTATCAAACTGTCAGGAAGTGATTAATATTTGCTCTGCAGAAGGTGCTGCAAATGAGCCATTAATTGCTGCTAATGGATCAATTGATAATCAAATAGCGGTTGCTATGATTTATAAGTCAGTTATTTTTAAGAGAGTAACAGATTTATTTGGAGATGTTCCATATAGCGAAGCTTTGAATAGTGAGATCATTTCTCCTAAATATGATGCTCAGGAAGATATCTATAAAGGTATGATTGCTGATGTTAAAGCTGCTCGTGATATGATGGAATTAGACGCTGATGGTCCTACTGGTGACATCATTTATGATGGTGACATGGAAAAATGGGCTAAATTTGCTAATTCATTTATTTTGAGTTTATCAATCCAGTTGAGTAAAGTTTATCCAGGTGCTTCAGATTATGCAGCAACTGAATTTAAAGCTGCTCTTGCTCATAGTGCTGGTTTGATTGAAACTGCTGATGATGAAGCTATTTATACATACGACATTGCTAATGGTTATAATAACCCTTGGAACTGGATGCGTTCAGCTGACTATGGTGTAACCAAAGAATTCTTAGATGCAATGAAAGGTAATGGCTTTACATCTAACTCAACTTATGATAATCGTGTTGCTTTATTTGCTGCAGACCCATCATTAGAAGGTCATCCATACGGATATGCGTCAAACACATTAGGCGAAAATTCTCCGGTAAGAACTGTTCTTATTACAGCAAGTACAAAATTACCTTTGTTAAGTGCTGGATATGTATATCTTAACCGTGCAGAAGGTGCTGCTTTAGGGTGGACAACTGAGAACGTTGCAAGTATGTTAACTGCTGGTATCGAAGCTTCTTATGCACTTGGTGCGTCATTGTATGATGAAACTGGTGAATTAGCGATTGGTGATGGTAGTGCTTATGCTGCTGCACGTGTTGCTGATCTTTCAACTGCACCAGGTGGAGCAGTTCAGGTAATTGGTGAAGAAAAGTGGGTTGCATTATGCCCGCTAGGTTTTGATGCATGGTCTGAATGGAGAAGAACAGGATATCCAGTATTATCTCCTGCTCCAGATGCTATAAACGACGGACAAATTCCACGTAGATATAACTATCCAAGTGGTGAAGCTTCACTAAATGCTGCTAACTATACAGCTGGAGTGAATGGATTAACACCAGCAAGAGATATTAATACTGCCCGTGTTTGGTGGGATAAAGAATAA
- the cobU gene encoding bifunctional adenosylcobinamide kinase/adenosylcobinamide-phosphate guanylyltransferase, translating into MTKIILITGGQRSGKSRFAQEMALKLSANPVYLATSRIWDEEHRQRIVRHQSDRGPEWTNIEEEKHLSKHRFEDKIVLIDCVTLWLTNFFFDNKSNIDQSLLEAKEEFNNLIRQDATFIFVTNEIGLGGMPENDLQRKFTDLQGWMNQYIAQKADEVFLMVSGIQVKVK; encoded by the coding sequence ATGACAAAAATAATACTTATTACAGGTGGACAACGCTCAGGAAAAAGTCGATTTGCTCAGGAAATGGCATTAAAACTAAGTGCAAATCCTGTTTACCTGGCAACATCGCGAATTTGGGATGAAGAACATCGTCAACGCATTGTACGTCACCAATCCGATCGTGGTCCTGAATGGACAAACATCGAAGAAGAAAAACATTTATCTAAACACAGATTTGAAGACAAAATTGTACTGATTGATTGTGTCACCTTATGGCTAACCAATTTCTTTTTTGATAATAAGAGCAACATTGACCAATCACTACTTGAAGCAAAAGAGGAATTCAATAATCTTATCCGACAGGATGCTACCTTTATCTTTGTCACCAACGAAATTGGTCTTGGTGGTATGCCTGAAAATGACTTACAACGAAAATTCACTGATCTACAAGGCTGGATGAATCAGTACATCGCTCAAAAAGCAGACGAAGTATTTTTAATGGTTTCCGGAATACAGGTAAAAGTAAAGTAA
- the cobC gene encoding alpha-ribazole phosphatase gives MKEIYLIRHTTPMVKKGICYGQLDLDITDSYEDELKQIRNTILHKQFDSVYSSPLIRCRKLANDLFENEDIQIDNRIMELNFGDWEGKDWQEIDRLSIDKWSSSFIDQSPPNGEKFSALISRVNEFFSLLKEKVHNKIAIVTHSGVIRVELMKYLSIPPENIFNLNLNYGCVIKLTIHDGGYHQVEFLKG, from the coding sequence ATGAAGGAAATCTATTTAATTCGTCATACCACTCCAATGGTAAAAAAAGGAATCTGTTATGGTCAACTTGATTTGGATATTACTGATAGTTATGAAGATGAACTAAAGCAAATCAGAAATACAATTCTGCACAAGCAATTTGACAGTGTTTATTCAAGTCCGTTAATACGTTGTAGAAAGTTAGCCAACGATTTGTTTGAAAATGAAGATATTCAGATCGATAATCGAATAATGGAACTCAATTTTGGAGATTGGGAAGGAAAAGATTGGCAAGAAATAGATAGGTTGAGCATTGATAAATGGTCAAGTAGCTTTATTGATCAAAGTCCGCCAAATGGAGAGAAGTTTTCAGCGTTAATCAGTCGGGTAAATGAATTCTTCTCTTTACTGAAAGAAAAAGTTCACAACAAAATTGCTATTGTTACACACTCAGGAGTAATAAGGGTTGAATTGATGAAATACTTATCCATTCCACCCGAAAATATTTTCAATCTAAATCTGAACTATGGCTGTGTTATTAAACTCACAATACACGATGGAGGCTATCATCAGGTTGAATTTTTAAAGGGATAG
- a CDS encoding adenosylcobinamide-GDP ribazoletransferase, producing the protein MKEQFNLILTAFGFFTRIPIPFNIAFSQDNLNKCNRYFPLVGYFVGGLSALVYLSASYFLPDSLSILLSMAASILLTGAFHEDGFADVCDAFGGGWTKDKILTIMKDSRIGAYGAIGIILLLLTKYTAINALPSDIIVLSLITAHVISRFMAVWTMHSLDYVREDDSSKSKPITKALQSKDLFIALALTIPSLFLLMDFKVLVIIPILIIIKLLLERYFKKWIGGYTGDCLGTIQQTTELIIYICLVALFHQTNHLSFFN; encoded by the coding sequence ATGAAAGAACAATTCAACCTCATATTAACTGCATTCGGTTTTTTTACTCGAATACCGATCCCATTTAACATTGCATTTTCGCAGGATAATCTTAACAAGTGTAATCGCTATTTTCCTCTGGTTGGATATTTTGTGGGAGGATTATCAGCTCTTGTATACCTTTCAGCTTCTTACTTTCTGCCCGATTCATTATCAATTTTGTTATCAATGGCTGCAAGTATACTTCTTACTGGAGCTTTTCATGAAGATGGATTTGCAGATGTATGCGATGCTTTTGGAGGTGGCTGGACGAAAGATAAAATTTTGACTATCATGAAAGATTCACGTATTGGAGCCTACGGAGCCATCGGAATCATTCTTCTCTTATTAACAAAATATACTGCAATTAATGCCCTCCCTTCAGACATCATTGTCTTGTCGTTAATTACAGCTCATGTAATTAGTCGCTTTATGGCTGTATGGACTATGCATAGTCTTGATTATGTGCGTGAAGATGACAGTAGTAAATCGAAACCAATAACAAAAGCCTTACAATCAAAAGACCTGTTCATTGCACTTGCATTAACCATACCTTCTCTTTTTCTTTTAATGGATTTTAAAGTTCTTGTTATTATCCCAATTCTAATAATTATTAAATTATTATTGGAACGATACTTTAAAAAATGGATAGGAGGATATACAGGTGATTGCCTTGGAACAATTCAACAAACAACCGAACTGATAATCTACATTTGCTTGGTTGCATTATTTCATCAAACTAATCATTTATCTTTTTTCAACTGA
- the cobT gene encoding nicotinate-nucleotide--dimethylbenzimidazole phosphoribosyltransferase, protein MQEIQIKSLDLTLDQAITEKINGKTKPLGSLGQLETIGAQICRIQKTLHPKLNHPAILVCAGDHGITQEGVSPFPQEVTFQMVMNFLAGGAAINVFSRQHQINLLVADTGVNYDFEANDQLINKKVAKGTRNFAIEPAMTLKECRQAMQNGTDMVTELHQTGTNIIGFGEMGIGNTTSASALLCKYAKVKPIDACGAGTGLDDKGIQHKADVITKALDLHKSITDPLEILACFGGFETATICGAMLKAAELNMIIMVDGFIVTSALLAAYAMQAQILDYCIFTHQSNEKGHQYMLKHLRANALLNIGMRLGEGTGAAVAYPLIQSAVAFINEMSSFADAGVSNR, encoded by the coding sequence ATGCAGGAGATTCAAATTAAAAGTCTTGACCTTACACTGGATCAAGCAATTACTGAAAAAATTAACGGTAAAACAAAACCGTTGGGTTCATTGGGCCAATTAGAAACCATCGGCGCTCAGATATGCCGTATTCAGAAAACTCTACACCCTAAACTGAACCATCCGGCTATATTAGTTTGCGCAGGTGATCACGGCATTACACAGGAAGGAGTCAGTCCTTTTCCGCAGGAAGTAACCTTTCAAATGGTTATGAATTTTCTTGCTGGAGGAGCCGCTATTAACGTATTCAGTCGTCAACACCAGATTAACCTTTTGGTAGCCGACACCGGTGTTAATTACGACTTTGAAGCTAATGATCAATTAATAAACAAAAAAGTAGCCAAAGGAACACGTAATTTTGCAATTGAACCCGCAATGACATTGAAAGAATGTCGCCAGGCAATGCAAAACGGTACTGATATGGTTACCGAATTACATCAAACAGGTACCAACATAATTGGTTTCGGTGAGATGGGCATTGGCAATACAACCTCCGCTTCTGCCCTTTTATGTAAATATGCCAAAGTAAAACCAATTGATGCATGTGGTGCAGGCACCGGATTGGATGACAAAGGTATTCAGCACAAGGCTGATGTAATAACCAAAGCTCTTGATTTACACAAAAGCATAACTGATCCATTAGAAATTTTGGCTTGCTTTGGCGGATTTGAAACAGCTACAATTTGTGGAGCCATGTTAAAAGCAGCCGAATTGAATATGATTATTATGGTAGATGGATTCATTGTAACATCAGCCTTACTGGCGGCTTACGCAATGCAAGCACAAATACTGGACTATTGCATTTTCACGCATCAGAGCAATGAAAAAGGCCATCAATATATGCTTAAACATTTACGTGCAAATGCCCTTTTAAATATAGGCATGCGACTTGGTGAAGGAACCGGAGCAGCAGTTGCATACCCATTGATTCAATCTGCTGTTGCCTTCATTAATGAAATGAGTAGCTTTGCTGATGCGGGAGTAAGTAACAGATAA
- a CDS encoding permease, which yields MEAILTYTIDFFNSLFDLLKAMSPYLLLGFFFAGILKVWFPQSWIDRFMGKSNLGSVVNTAILGIPLPLCSCGVIPTGISFYRNGASKGSSVSFLISTPQTGVDSIMVTYSLLGLPFAIIRVVVALITGVLGGVATNTIAKDDKVDASKSSESCESDKMGTKQGWKGIFRYGFYEFLMDIAKWLVIGILIAAVLAVLIPDDFFVNYLDNEPLSMLIILLASVPLYLCATASVPIAAVLMLKGLSPGAALVLLMAGPATNAATITIIQKVFGLKTLISYLGSIILGAMVFGTLINAFLPREWFTLAEHAMHEGHRHELLPEWFQLLSAITLITLIVNGYIQKYLKKQRLKKATIQTERLSKSIIFNNNNKPSAGAPVVPVFNTSFTMAKPTIKTTYIVEGMTCSHCKMSVEKNLGKLDGIASVEADPQSNRVIVEASEQDNAIVESTIESLGYSYKGLA from the coding sequence ATGGAAGCAATATTGACCTATACAATCGATTTTTTCAACTCATTGTTTGACCTGCTTAAGGCAATGTCACCTTACCTTTTATTGGGTTTTTTCTTTGCAGGTATTTTGAAAGTATGGTTCCCGCAAAGCTGGATCGATAGATTCATGGGGAAAAGCAATCTTGGATCCGTTGTAAATACAGCCATTTTAGGCATTCCCCTCCCCTTATGCTCTTGCGGTGTAATACCAACCGGAATATCGTTTTATCGTAATGGCGCTTCCAAAGGTTCAAGCGTTAGTTTCTTAATTTCAACCCCACAAACGGGTGTTGACTCCATTATGGTAACTTATTCATTGTTAGGATTACCTTTTGCCATTATACGTGTTGTTGTTGCCTTAATAACAGGCGTATTAGGAGGTGTAGCCACAAATACTATTGCAAAAGATGATAAAGTAGACGCTTCTAAATCAAGCGAAAGTTGTGAATCGGATAAAATGGGCACCAAACAAGGATGGAAAGGTATCTTTCGATATGGTTTTTATGAATTTCTGATGGATATTGCTAAATGGCTTGTGATAGGTATTTTAATCGCTGCTGTATTAGCTGTGCTTATTCCGGATGATTTCTTTGTCAATTACCTTGATAACGAACCATTAAGCATGTTGATCATACTTCTTGCTTCAGTTCCGCTTTACCTTTGTGCAACAGCATCAGTGCCTATTGCAGCAGTTTTGATGCTAAAAGGTTTATCACCAGGTGCTGCCTTGGTTTTATTAATGGCTGGACCAGCGACCAATGCTGCCACAATAACTATCATTCAAAAAGTATTTGGATTAAAAACACTTATCTCCTACCTCGGGTCAATAATATTGGGAGCTATGGTTTTCGGCACTTTGATAAATGCCTTCCTACCCCGTGAATGGTTTACTTTAGCCGAACATGCCATGCACGAAGGACATCGACATGAGCTATTACCTGAATGGTTTCAATTACTATCAGCCATCACCCTTATTACCTTAATAGTGAATGGTTATATTCAAAAATATCTCAAAAAACAAAGATTAAAAAAAGCCACAATTCAAACGGAACGACTTTCTAAATCAATAATATTTAATAACAACAATAAACCATCGGCAGGAGCTCCTGTTGTTCCTGTTTTTAACACATCATTTACCATGGCAAAACCAACTATTAAAACAACTTATATTGTTGAAGGAATGACCTGTAGTCATTGCAAAATGAGCGTAGAAAAAAATCTAGGAAAATTAGATGGCATTGCTTCTGTTGAAGCTGACCCACAAAGTAACCGTGTTATTGTGGAAGCCTCTGAACAAGATAATGCAATTGTTGAATCTACTATTGAATCACTTGGTTATTCGTATAAAGGATTAGCTTAA